One part of the Amphiura filiformis chromosome 5, Afil_fr2py, whole genome shotgun sequence genome encodes these proteins:
- the LOC140152743 gene encoding profilin-like: MVEAWKPYCGNMIERSADSGGQKHMTDAVVVLFNSTSDTPTYCGSISESGKIQVTPEEAAALLNGFLDQSDLQSHGIKIGGTKYTYLRQDDGILIGKLKEGGCSIAKTKQTVLVGICGNGCQLGTVNKAVYQIREWLLKSGV; this comes from the exons ATGGTTGAGGCGTGGAAACCGTATTGTGGGAATATGATAGAACGTTCAGCGGATTCAGGAGGCCAGAAGCATATGACAGATGCAGTTGTAGTACTATTTAATAGTACGTCAGATACACCAACATACTGTGGTTCTATTAGTGAATCGGGTAAAATACAG GTTACACCTGAAGAAGCTGCTGCATTACTGAATGGTTTCTTAGACCAAAGTGACCTGCAATCCCACGGAATAAAGATTGGAGGAACAAAATACACCTATCTGAGACAGGACGATGGTATATTGATCGGAAAACTCAAAGAAGGTGGATGTTCTATAGCTAAAACGAAACAAA CTGTGCTTGTCGGCATTTGTGGAAATGGGTGTCAACTAGGAACAGTCAACAAAGCTGTCTACCAGATACGAGAATGGTTACTGAAGTCAGGCGTTTAA